One window from the genome of Nicotiana sylvestris chromosome 9, ASM39365v2, whole genome shotgun sequence encodes:
- the LOC138877677 gene encoding serine/threonine-protein phosphatase 7 long form homolog: protein MTRAQFLDMMMHFTDYRPQGDAGGSRVALSAIRDHMAFLHPDITGETEDLHIERYTRLALLLLFGCVLFPNTSGSKVSMRFLHHLQELDGLPQYSWGAAVLAYLYRSMCRVWAWQRIMPLQPPLPALAPGEAYPFLPLASRWILRRGNYRGTDAHHNLPLIKDVLDMLVDGHFIWTPYSDELVAQLPFYCSVDRMLWSTSVQMIFFDMVEYHATERVLRQFHRPQPIPRDPGWVAIHYQRDDRARLDDIYMG from the exons ATGACGCGTGCACAATTTTTGGATATGATGATGCATTTTACTGATTATAGACCTCAGGGTGACGCTGGGGGCAGTCGCGTTGCTTTGTCAGCCATCAGAGATCATATGGCGTTTTTGCACCCAGACATTACCGGCGAGACGGAGGATCTCCATATTGAGAGGTACACGCGGTTGGCGCTGCTCCTGCTTTTCGggtgtgtcttgttcccgaacacttcggggagtaaagtgagtatgcgctttcTCCATCATCTTCAGGAGTTGGATGGTTTACCCCAGTACAGTtggggtgctgctgttctcgCATACCTGTATAGGAGCATGTGTCGG gtttgggcctggcagcggatcatgccgttgcagccacctctaccagcACTTGCGCCTGGTGAGGCTtatccgtttctccctctagcttctaggtggattctccggcgtgggaactaccgagggaccgatgctcatcataatctcccccttatcAAGGATGTGCTAGATATGCTGGTGGACGGACAT ttcatctggacgccatacagcGACGAGTTGGTAGCTCAGCTGCCCTTTTATTGCTCAGTCGATAGAATGCTTTGGAGCACCTCCGTCCAGATGATCTTCTTCGatatggttgagtatcatgccacagagcgtgtGCTTCGCCAGTTTCACCGTCCCCAGCCTATACCTAGGGATCCTGGATGGGTGGCTATACACTATCAGCGGGATGACCGTGCCAGGCTGGacgatatatatatgggatag
- the LOC104245386 gene encoding uncharacterized protein: MAGSGSFAVSRSHGGDRFYNPPAMRRHQQMLLQQQQQQQLQKQQQQQQQQQLQRAANKAEAPAAEAAGNRTDSDDSTTTLSKTPSVCSAASPPRPPPVNVTNLDSLIESVTPFVPALHFSEVNVRGRRTREAESNPYYCLGDLWEAFSEWSVYGVGVPLLLNGKDSIIQYYVPFLSGIQLYVDPSKPSSRLRRPGEEGDADSSRETSSGGSSDCDERRSKSSSDGLWNQHSLVNQNAQQLNRLSLRDKSVTGSSSDEAEISNSLGVLLFEYLEQEQPHHRRPLADKIAVLASQFPVLKKCRSCDLLPSSWISVAWYPIYRIPMGPTLRDLDASFLTFHSLSTQSRALSTVQPRYHGATGRKVLGNVNACSRISLPVFGLATYKLKGSILSPCGPHESEQEDSLLQAADSWLRRLQVILPDYQFFRVHYSPWR, from the exons ATGGCTGGTTCTGGAAGCTTCGCGGTGTCGCGGAGTCATGGCGGTGACCGATTCTACAATCCTCCTGCTATGCGCCGGCACCAGCAGATGCTAttacaacagcaacagcagcagcagttacagaaacaacaacaacaacaacagcagcagcagttgCAGAGAGCAGCTAATAAAGCTGAGGCGCCTGCTGCTGAGGCGGCTGGGAACCGGACGGACTCGGACGATTCGACTACGACATTGTCTAAGACGCCCTCCGTTTGCTCCGCTGCTTCGCCGCCACGGCCGCCGCCAGTAAATGTTACTAATTTGGATAGTTTGATTGAATCTGTTACTCCCTTCGTGCCCGCCCTGCATTTTTCTGAG GTGAATGTAAGAGGCCGTAGAACTAGGGAAGCAGAGTCAAATCCCTATTATTGCCTTGGGGATCTCTGGGAAGCTTTTAGTGAGTGGAGTGTCTATGGAGTGGGCGTACCACTATTGTTGAATGGGAAAGACTCAATTATACAGTATTATGTTCCTTTCTTATCCGGCATCCAGTTGTATGTAGATCCATCTAAGCCATCTTCACGCCTTAG GAGGCCTGGTGAAGAGGGTGATGCTGACTCATCAAGGGAGACCAGTAGTGGTGGAAGCAGTGACTGTGATGAGAGGCGGTCCAAATCCTCTTCCGATGGGCTGTGGAACCAGCACAGCCTTGTAAATCAAAATGCCCAGCAACTAAATAGACTATCATTGAGGGACAAGTCTGTCACGGGTTCATCGAGCGATGAAGCTGAAATTTCGAATTCTCTTGGGGTGCTCTTGTTCGAGTATTTGGAACAGGAGCAACCACATCATCGAAGACCATTGGCTGACAAG ATAGCAGTTCTGGCATCTCAATTTCCAGTGCTGAAGAAGTGCAGGAGCTGTGATTTACTGCCTTCTAGTTGGATTTCTGTAGCTTG GTATCCAATATATAGAATACCCATGGGTCCCACGTTGCGGGATCTGGACGCTTCTTTCTTAACCTTTCATTCTTTGTCCACACAATCCAGAG CTCTGAGTACAGTTCAGCCACGCTACCATGGTGCAACTGGCAGGAAAGTTCTTGGCAATGTAAATGCGTGCTCAAGAATTTCGTTACCAGTCTTTGGCCTTGCCACATACAAACTGAAAGGGTCAATCTTGAGTCCATGTGGACCTCATGAATCCGAGCAAGAAGATTCTCTATTGCAAGCTGCAGACAGTTGGCTTCGACGCTTGCAGGTTATCCTTCCCGATTACCAGTTTTTCCGTGTGCACTATTCTCCATGGAGATGA
- the LOC104245387 gene encoding protein DEHYDRATION-INDUCED 19 homolog 4-like isoform X1 — protein MDDHDDDWEILLSALKDGCVDIEEEEEEEEEEEEEEEEGDDEDVNNENVKTELACPFCSEDFDMLGLCCHIDSEHRMEAKTGICPLCAVQVRMNMATHVIVQHESILKALSKKKLQNGGSFSALSLLRKELLSAYLEKKSSHVTPSSNMATNQLLLSFVGNQQPSKRLHTRQSCTSAEASSSVNSLDDHVSERRSQPFPSMDKDQEEKFQRSEFVKGLLLSTILEDYL, from the exons ATGGATGATCATGATGACGATTGGGAAATTCTGCTCTCTGCTTTAAAGG ATGGTTGTGTGGATattgaagaggaggaggaggaggaggaagaagaagaagaagaggaggaggagggtgATGATGAAGATGTTAACAATGAAAATGTGAAAACAGAATTGGCATGTCCATTTTGTTCAGAAGACTTCGATATGCTTGGATTGTGCTGCCACATTGACAGCGAGCATCGCATGGAGGCAAAGACCGGG ATATGTCCTCTATGTGCTGTCCAGGTGCGAATGAATATGGCTACACATGTCATCGTGCAACATGAAAGTATACTAAAA GCTCTCAGCAAAAAGAAACTTCAAAATGGTGGATCTTTCTCAGCCTTATCCTTACTGAGGAAAGAGTTGCTGAGTGCTTATTTGGAAAAGAAGTCCAGCCATGTCACTCCTTCCTCTAATATGGCAACCAACCAGTTACTGTTATCATTTGTCGGCAATCAGCAGCCTTCCAAAAGACTTCATACAAGACAATCCTGCACTTCAGCTGAAGCAAGTTCATCTGTAAACAGCCTAGATGACCATGTTAGTGAAAG AAGGTCCCAACCGTTTCCTTCAATGGACAAGGATCAGGAAGAGAAGTTCCAGAGATCTGAATTTGTGAAAGGACTATTGCTCTCCACCATACTGGAAGACTATTTATGA
- the LOC104245387 gene encoding protein DEHYDRATION-INDUCED 19 homolog 4-like isoform X2, whose translation MDDHDDDWEILLSALKDGCVDIEEEEEEEEEEEEEEEEGDDEDVNNENVKTELACPFCSEDFDMLGLCCHIDSEHRMEAKTGICPLCAVQVRMNMATHVIVQHESILKALSKKKLQNGGSFSALSLLRKELLSAYLEKKSSHVTPSSNMATNQLLLSFVGNQQPSKRLHTRQSCTSAEASSSVNSLDDHVSERSQPFPSMDKDQEEKFQRSEFVKGLLLSTILEDYL comes from the exons ATGGATGATCATGATGACGATTGGGAAATTCTGCTCTCTGCTTTAAAGG ATGGTTGTGTGGATattgaagaggaggaggaggaggaggaagaagaagaagaagaggaggaggagggtgATGATGAAGATGTTAACAATGAAAATGTGAAAACAGAATTGGCATGTCCATTTTGTTCAGAAGACTTCGATATGCTTGGATTGTGCTGCCACATTGACAGCGAGCATCGCATGGAGGCAAAGACCGGG ATATGTCCTCTATGTGCTGTCCAGGTGCGAATGAATATGGCTACACATGTCATCGTGCAACATGAAAGTATACTAAAA GCTCTCAGCAAAAAGAAACTTCAAAATGGTGGATCTTTCTCAGCCTTATCCTTACTGAGGAAAGAGTTGCTGAGTGCTTATTTGGAAAAGAAGTCCAGCCATGTCACTCCTTCCTCTAATATGGCAACCAACCAGTTACTGTTATCATTTGTCGGCAATCAGCAGCCTTCCAAAAGACTTCATACAAGACAATCCTGCACTTCAGCTGAAGCAAGTTCATCTGTAAACAGCCTAGATGACCATGTTAGTGAAAG GTCCCAACCGTTTCCTTCAATGGACAAGGATCAGGAAGAGAAGTTCCAGAGATCTGAATTTGTGAAAGGACTATTGCTCTCCACCATACTGGAAGACTATTTATGA